A region from the Polaribacter sp. Hel1_33_78 genome encodes:
- the mraY gene encoding phospho-N-acetylmuramoyl-pentapeptide-transferase: MLYYLFEYLESQFSFPGASVFQFITFRAAAAFILSLLISAIFGKRIIKFLQKQQVGETVRDLGLEGQKQKSGTPTMGGIIIILATLIPVILLTKLDNIYIVILIITTFWMGFIGFLDDYIKVFKKDKDGLKGKFKILGQVGLGLIVGSMLYFNDGVTIKEQLPLQQQVMQENGRKKVFGEAHKSTKTTVPFLKDNELDYSKALRFLGEGYEKHGWIVFIFITVFIVTGVSNGANLTDGIDGLAAGSSAIIVITLAVFAWVSGNIIFADYLDVMYIPNSGEMTVFILAFAGALIGFLWYNTYPAQVFMGDTGSLTIGGIIAVIAISIRKELLLPILAGIFVVENLSVIMQVSWFKYTKKKFGVGRRIFKMAPLHHHYQKLSYHESKIVVRFWIVGILLAVFAIVTLKLR; the protein is encoded by the coding sequence ATGCTGTATTATTTATTCGAATATTTAGAAAGTCAATTTAGTTTTCCAGGTGCAAGTGTGTTTCAATTTATCACATTTAGAGCAGCAGCAGCTTTTATTTTGTCTTTATTGATTTCAGCAATTTTTGGTAAAAGAATTATTAAATTTTTGCAAAAACAACAAGTAGGAGAAACGGTTAGAGATTTAGGCTTAGAGGGGCAGAAACAAAAATCTGGAACTCCAACTATGGGAGGAATTATCATTATTCTAGCAACGTTAATTCCTGTAATTTTATTAACGAAATTAGATAATATTTACATTGTGATTTTGATAATCACTACATTTTGGATGGGTTTTATTGGTTTTTTAGATGATTATATCAAAGTGTTTAAAAAAGATAAAGATGGTTTAAAAGGGAAGTTTAAAATTTTAGGTCAGGTTGGTCTAGGGCTGATTGTAGGGTCAATGTTATATTTTAATGATGGAGTTACGATTAAAGAACAATTACCACTGCAGCAGCAAGTTATGCAAGAGAATGGAAGGAAAAAAGTTTTTGGTGAGGCTCACAAATCTACCAAAACTACCGTTCCGTTTTTAAAAGATAACGAATTAGATTATTCAAAAGCGTTGCGTTTTTTGGGTGAAGGTTATGAAAAACATGGATGGATCGTTTTCATTTTTATCACTGTTTTTATTGTTACAGGAGTCTCCAATGGAGCAAATTTAACTGACGGAATCGATGGTTTAGCAGCAGGTTCATCAGCAATTATTGTAATAACATTAGCTGTTTTTGCTTGGGTTTCTGGTAACATAATTTTTGCTGATTACTTAGATGTAATGTATATCCCAAATTCTGGAGAAATGACTGTTTTTATTTTGGCATTTGCAGGAGCTTTAATTGGGTTTTTGTGGTACAATACATATCCTGCTCAAGTTTTTATGGGAGATACAGGAAGTTTAACAATTGGAGGGATTATAGCGGTAATCGCAATTTCAATTCGTAAAGAGTTATTGTTGCCGATTTTAGCAGGAATTTTTGTTGTAGAAAATCTCTCAGTAATCATGCAGGTTTCTTGGTTTAAATACACAAAGAAGAAATTTGGAGTAGGTAGACGTATTTTTAAAATGGCGCCTTTACATCATCATTATCAAAAGTTGAGTTATCATGAAAGTAAGATTGTTGTTCGTTTTTGGATTGTTGGAATTCTTTTAGCGGTCTTCGCAATTGTTACTTTGAAATTGAGATAG
- the murD gene encoding UDP-N-acetylmuramoyl-L-alanine--D-glutamate ligase, with product MKRLVILGGGESGVGTAILGKRKGYEVFVSDNNKILNKYKKVLLNNEIDFEENQHTESKILNADAVVKSPGIPEKVLIVQKLMENSIKVISEIEFAAQYTNATIIGITGSNGKTTTTLLTHHILKKAGLSVGIAGNIGDSFAQQVAEETYENYVLELSSFQLDGIENFKSHIAILTNITPDHLDRYEYDFDKYIASKFRITKNQKETDYLIYDADDPVINNWLKENKTSAKLVPFSLEKELEYGAYIKDNNIIININKDLINMPLSTLSIKGKHNTKNAMAASMAAQLLKARKQVIKESLEDFEGVEHRLENVAKVKDVEYINDSKATNVNATFYALECMDKTTVWIVGGVDKGNDYNDLLPLVREKVKAIVCLGLDNEKIKNTFGNVVDIIVETAGAEEAVKVSHKLAERGEVVLLSPACASFDLFDNYEDRGRQFKRAVKSL from the coding sequence ATGAAAAGGTTAGTGATTTTAGGAGGAGGAGAAAGTGGAGTAGGGACTGCAATTTTAGGAAAACGAAAAGGGTACGAAGTTTTTGTTTCAGATAACAACAAAATATTAAATAAATATAAAAAAGTTCTTTTAAATAATGAAATTGATTTTGAGGAAAATCAGCATACAGAAAGTAAGATTTTAAATGCTGATGCAGTGGTAAAAAGTCCGGGGATTCCGGAAAAAGTTTTAATAGTTCAAAAATTGATGGAGAACTCAATAAAGGTTATTTCGGAAATTGAATTTGCAGCACAATATACAAATGCAACAATTATTGGGATTACAGGTTCAAATGGAAAAACAACCACAACATTATTAACACATCATATTTTAAAAAAAGCGGGATTAAGTGTTGGAATTGCTGGGAATATTGGAGATAGTTTTGCACAACAAGTTGCTGAGGAAACGTATGAGAATTATGTTTTAGAATTAAGTAGTTTTCAGTTAGATGGCATAGAAAATTTTAAAAGTCACATTGCAATTTTAACCAATATTACACCAGATCATTTAGATCGCTATGAGTATGATTTTGATAAATACATTGCCTCAAAATTTAGAATCACAAAGAATCAAAAAGAAACTGATTATTTAATTTATGATGCAGATGATCCTGTAATCAATAATTGGTTAAAAGAAAATAAAACAAGTGCAAAATTAGTTCCGTTTTCGCTTGAAAAAGAATTGGAATATGGAGCCTATATCAAAGATAATAATATAATCATCAACATTAATAAAGACCTAATTAACATGCCGTTATCAACTTTATCAATTAAAGGAAAACATAATACAAAAAATGCTATGGCAGCAAGTATGGCTGCGCAATTATTAAAGGCTAGAAAACAAGTTATAAAAGAAAGTTTAGAAGATTTTGAAGGTGTAGAACATCGTTTAGAAAATGTTGCAAAGGTCAAGGATGTAGAATATATCAATGATTCTAAAGCAACGAACGTAAATGCAACTTTTTATGCATTAGAATGCATGGATAAAACCACAGTTTGGATCGTTGGAGGTGTAGACAAGGGGAATGATTATAATGATTTATTGCCTTTGGTTAGAGAAAAAGTAAAGGCAATTGTTTGTTTAGGTCTTGATAATGAAAAAATTAAAAATACGTTTGGTAATGTAGTAGATATTATTGTTGAAACTGCCGGAGCCGAAGAAGCGGTAAAAGTATCTCATAAGTTAGCAGAAAGAGGAGAAGTGGTTTTATTATCTCCTGCTTGCGCTAGTTTTGATTTATTTGATAATTATGAAGACAGAGGGCGTCAATTTAAAAGAGCAGTAAAAAGTCTTTAA
- a CDS encoding FtsW/RodA/SpoVE family cell cycle protein: protein MKTIFQHIKGDHTIWAIVAILAIFSFMPVYSASTNLVYVVGSGSTLGYLLKHMVLLIMGFGIIYGVHKIPYRYFSGGSVLMLPIVIVLLVFTLAQGTIIGGANASRWIRIAGIGFQTSTLAGLVLMVYVARYLAKNKEKEINFKESVWQLWVPVAAVLILILPANFSTTAIIFAMTLMLTFIGGYPLKYLGFIIGTGLVILLFFVLIAKAFPDAMPNRVQTWQNRIENFSDSEDKEAYQVQKAKIAIATGGPVGVGPGKSVQKNFLPQSSSDFIFAIIVEEYGLLGGFLIVFIYFLLLFRIFVVIRKTTTIFGTLLVVGVGCPIIFQATINMAVAANLFPVTGQTLPLISSGGTSIWMTCFALGMILSVSAAKEVEEEDILDDNPLDILHETI, encoded by the coding sequence ATGAAAACTATTTTTCAACATATAAAAGGAGATCACACCATTTGGGCAATTGTTGCTATTTTGGCAATATTCTCTTTTATGCCTGTGTATAGTGCAAGCACAAACTTGGTATATGTTGTTGGTTCTGGTTCTACTTTAGGGTATTTACTAAAACACATGGTTTTATTAATTATGGGTTTTGGCATTATTTACGGAGTTCATAAAATTCCTTACAGATATTTCTCAGGAGGATCTGTATTAATGCTTCCCATTGTAATTGTCTTATTGGTTTTTACATTGGCGCAAGGAACTATAATTGGAGGGGCGAATGCAAGTAGATGGATTCGTATTGCAGGTATCGGTTTTCAAACATCTACTTTAGCAGGTTTAGTGTTGATGGTTTATGTAGCGCGATATTTAGCTAAAAACAAAGAAAAAGAAATCAATTTTAAAGAAAGTGTATGGCAACTTTGGGTGCCAGTAGCTGCAGTTTTAATATTAATATTGCCTGCAAATTTCTCAACAACCGCCATCATTTTTGCTATGACTTTAATGCTGACTTTTATTGGAGGATACCCATTAAAATATTTAGGATTTATTATAGGAACTGGATTAGTAATATTATTGTTTTTTGTTTTAATAGCAAAAGCCTTTCCAGACGCAATGCCAAATAGAGTGCAAACTTGGCAAAATCGAATTGAGAATTTTTCAGATTCAGAAGATAAAGAAGCGTATCAAGTACAAAAGGCAAAAATTGCAATTGCAACAGGAGGTCCGGTAGGAGTTGGTCCTGGTAAAAGTGTTCAGAAAAACTTTTTACCACAATCTTCATCAGATTTTATTTTTGCAATTATTGTTGAAGAATATGGTTTATTAGGTGGTTTTTTAATCGTTTTTATTTACTTTTTGCTGCTCTTCAGAATTTTTGTAGTTATTAGAAAAACAACTACCATTTTTGGAACATTGTTAGTTGTTGGTGTTGGTTGTCCAATTATATTTCAAGCGACCATAAATATGGCTGTTGCTGCCAACTTGTTTCCAGTTACTGGACAAACGTTGCCATTAATTAGTAGTGGAGGTACTTCTATTTGGATGACATGTTTTGCATTAGGAATGATTCTTAGTGTAAGCGCAGCAAAAGAAGTAGAAGAGGAAGATATTTTAGATGATAACCCTTTAGATATTTTACATGAAACCATATAA
- the murG gene encoding undecaprenyldiphospho-muramoylpentapeptide beta-N-acetylglucosaminyltransferase, producing the protein MKPYNILISGGGTGGHIYPAIAIANEFKLRYPDANFLFVGAKDRMEMEKVPQAGYDIKGLWISGVQRKLTLDNLSFPFKLISSLWEARKIIKQFKPDIAIGTGGFASGPTLIVASRKGIPTLIQEQNSFPGITNKLLSKRASKICVAYDHLERFFPLDKMVKTGNPVRQDLLTIYSKEQEAKDFFKLHKTNKTILVLGGSLGARKINQLVEGNLEFFKNQEVQIIWQCGKLYFDEYNKYNDLSYVQVHEFVNRMDLAYAATDIIISRAGASSVSELCIVGKPVIFIPSPNVAEDHQTKNAKSIADKHGAILLKESELETFPIVFETLLKDIGKQEHLSENIKELALPGATTDIVNEIEKLLKK; encoded by the coding sequence ATGAAACCATATAATATACTTATTTCTGGAGGAGGAACAGGAGGTCATATTTATCCTGCAATAGCCATTGCTAACGAATTTAAATTACGCTATCCAGATGCAAATTTTCTTTTTGTGGGTGCTAAAGATAGAATGGAAATGGAAAAAGTTCCGCAAGCTGGTTATGATATAAAAGGCTTATGGATTTCTGGAGTGCAAAGAAAATTAACCCTAGATAATTTATCCTTTCCTTTTAAATTGATTAGTAGTTTGTGGGAAGCAAGAAAAATTATCAAACAATTTAAACCTGATATAGCAATTGGCACTGGAGGTTTTGCGAGTGGGCCAACTTTAATAGTGGCAAGTAGAAAGGGTATTCCTACTTTAATACAAGAACAGAACTCTTTCCCAGGAATTACTAATAAATTGTTGAGTAAAAGAGCCAGCAAAATTTGTGTGGCCTATGACCATTTAGAACGTTTTTTTCCTTTGGATAAAATGGTAAAAACAGGAAATCCTGTTCGTCAAGATTTGTTGACGATTTATTCCAAAGAACAAGAAGCAAAAGATTTTTTTAAGTTGCATAAAACGAATAAAACAATTTTGGTTTTAGGTGGAAGTTTAGGTGCAAGAAAAATAAATCAGCTTGTTGAAGGTAATTTGGAATTCTTCAAAAACCAAGAGGTTCAAATTATTTGGCAATGCGGAAAGCTATATTTTGACGAGTATAATAAATACAATGACTTAAGTTACGTGCAAGTGCATGAATTTGTGAATAGAATGGATTTGGCATATGCTGCCACGGATATTATTATCTCTAGAGCAGGAGCAAGCTCAGTTTCAGAGTTGTGTATCGTTGGTAAACCTGTCATTTTTATTCCGTCACCAAATGTAGCTGAGGATCATCAAACAAAAAATGCAAAGTCCATAGCAGATAAACATGGAGCTATTTTGTTAAAAGAAAGTGAGTTAGAAACGTTTCCTATTGTTTTTGAAACGCTTTTAAAAGATATAGGAAAGCAAGAGCATTTATCAGAGAATATAAAAGAATTAGCATTGCCAGGAGCAACAACAGATATTGTAAATGAGATTGAAAAACTATTAAAAAAGTGA
- the murC gene encoding UDP-N-acetylmuramate--L-alanine ligase — MNLKKIQTIYFVGIGGIGMSAIARYFASNGKLVAGYDKTPSQIISSLEELGVEIHFEDSLKNIPISFLDKDKTLVVYTPAIAENHTELNYFLNNNFKVLKRAEVLGKITESTFCLAVAGTHGKTTTSSILGHIMHQQKATSFLGGIAENYNSNLILGEDKVSVVEADEFDRSFLQLSPNIACITSMDADHLDIYGEAAVLEESFVEFANKVSGTLIIAKGLPLKGLTYAVNEAADYRAFNLKIESGKYIFDVQTPSESIKNIEFYLPGKHNVMNALAAFAMADVYGVPAKKIKLSLSTFKGVKRRFSYKIKTSDFVLIDDYAHHPTEINAVENSIREMYPKEKVLAVFQPHLFSRTRDFIDDFATALSKFDEILLLDIYPARELPIAGVSSEWLFHKIENKHKKLVQKNNLIKDIKKSTAKVVVMLGAGDIGEMVNEVKINFYNSRK; from the coding sequence GTGAATTTAAAAAAGATACAGACCATTTATTTTGTTGGTATTGGAGGTATTGGAATGAGTGCAATTGCTCGTTACTTTGCATCCAATGGAAAGCTTGTGGCTGGTTATGACAAAACTCCGTCTCAAATAATTTCGAGTTTAGAGGAATTGGGTGTTGAAATTCATTTTGAAGATAGTTTAAAGAACATACCAATTTCTTTTTTAGATAAGGATAAAACCTTGGTTGTGTACACACCAGCAATTGCCGAAAATCATACAGAATTAAATTACTTCTTAAATAATAATTTTAAGGTTTTAAAAAGAGCAGAAGTTTTAGGTAAAATTACAGAAAGCACTTTTTGTCTGGCTGTTGCTGGAACGCATGGGAAAACTACAACTTCTTCTATTTTAGGACATATTATGCATCAACAAAAAGCGACTTCTTTTTTAGGTGGAATTGCTGAAAATTACAATTCAAATTTAATTTTGGGTGAAGACAAAGTTTCGGTTGTTGAAGCAGATGAGTTTGATCGATCTTTCTTACAATTGAGTCCTAATATTGCTTGTATAACTTCTATGGATGCTGATCATTTAGATATCTATGGAGAAGCAGCAGTTTTAGAAGAATCGTTTGTAGAGTTTGCAAATAAAGTTTCAGGTACATTAATCATTGCAAAAGGATTGCCTTTAAAAGGGTTAACCTATGCTGTAAACGAAGCCGCAGATTACAGAGCCTTTAATTTAAAAATTGAAAGTGGAAAGTATATTTTTGATGTCCAAACACCATCAGAAAGTATAAAAAATATTGAATTCTATTTACCAGGTAAGCATAATGTAATGAATGCTTTAGCTGCATTTGCAATGGCAGATGTATATGGTGTTCCCGCAAAAAAAATTAAATTAAGTTTGTCAACTTTTAAAGGGGTGAAACGTAGGTTTTCTTATAAAATAAAAACGAGTGACTTTGTTTTGATTGATGATTATGCACATCATCCAACAGAAATAAATGCAGTAGAAAATTCCATAAGAGAAATGTATCCCAAAGAAAAAGTATTGGCTGTTTTTCAACCACATTTATTTTCTAGAACAAGAGATTTTATCGATGATTTTGCAACTGCATTATCAAAATTTGATGAAATCTTATTATTAGATATTTATCCAGCAAGAGAATTACCAATTGCTGGGGTAAGTTCTGAATGGTTATTTCATAAAATAGAGAACAAGCATAAAAAATTGGTTCAAAAAAATAATTTAATAAAAGATATTAAAAAATCGACAGCAAAAGTAGTTGTAATGTTAGGTGCTGGTGACATTGGAGAAATGGTAAATGAAGTAAAAATAAACTTTTATAATTCAAGAAAATGA
- a CDS encoding cell division protein FtsQ/DivIB, whose protein sequence is MKFRKVLKYLLFPALMVGLGFLYSFSSTRNLQIKIAEPIVEFEEGDNNFLTYSMVNKLLIQNKETVQNQAKSVINLYGLENRVSKNPYVENATIFLTIDGRLKTIIKQRIPVARIVLKSGSYYIDKQGVKVPLSNNYSARVMLISGVENVEAVNEILPLISLILGDEFLHKEIVGIEKSEVHEYKFSVRSGDYKINFGKLSEMETKFKKLKAFYSKTFKDKTIKNYNLINLKYHNQVVCIK, encoded by the coding sequence ATGAAATTCAGAAAGGTTTTAAAATACTTGTTATTTCCAGCTTTGATGGTGGGTTTAGGGTTTTTGTACAGTTTTTCATCAACAAGAAATCTGCAAATAAAAATAGCAGAGCCTATTGTAGAATTTGAAGAAGGGGATAATAATTTTTTAACATATTCAATGGTTAATAAATTGTTAATACAAAATAAAGAAACAGTGCAAAACCAAGCGAAATCTGTGATAAATTTATACGGATTAGAGAATAGAGTGTCCAAAAATCCATATGTAGAAAATGCAACCATTTTTTTAACGATTGATGGCAGACTAAAAACAATTATTAAACAACGGATACCTGTTGCTAGAATTGTTTTAAAAAGTGGCTCTTATTACATTGATAAACAAGGAGTAAAAGTCCCTTTGTCCAATAATTATTCTGCAAGAGTAATGTTGATTTCGGGAGTTGAAAATGTGGAAGCTGTTAACGAGATTTTACCTTTGATTTCTTTAATATTAGGGGATGAATTTTTACATAAAGAGATTGTTGGAATTGAAAAATCTGAAGTTCATGAGTATAAGTTTTCTGTGAGAAGTGGTGATTATAAAATAAATTTTGGAAAATTATCTGAAATGGAAACAAAATTTAAGAAGTTGAAAGCTTTTTACAGCAAAACATTTAAAGATAAAACTATTAAAAATTACAATTTAATAAATTTAAAATATCACAACCAAGTTGTGTGCATTAAATAA